A genomic segment from Klebsiella africana encodes:
- the murQ gene encoding N-acetylmuramic acid 6-phosphate etherase, with protein MSIDLSKLLTERRNANSANIDTLSTLEMLTVINQEDQQVAQAITPYLPQIAEVVDKVAAALQAGGRLIYIGAGTSGRLGILDASECPPTFGTRPEQVVGIIAGGHKAILSAVENVEDNKAQGAMDLQNLNFSQRDVLVGLAASGRTPYVIGAMEYAHSQNAFVAIVSCNPHGEMAQLADVAITPVVGPEVVTGSTRLKAGTAQKLVLNMISTGAMIRVGKVYSNLMVDVEATNAKLIERQVSIVMEATDCDRATAQKALEACGRHCKTAIVMVLADLSAEAAQSLLAENNGYIRKALSNT; from the coding sequence ATGAGTATTGACCTGAGCAAACTGCTGACCGAGCGGCGTAACGCCAACAGCGCCAACATTGACACCCTCTCCACCCTTGAGATGCTGACGGTGATAAACCAGGAAGACCAGCAGGTAGCCCAGGCGATTACGCCCTATCTGCCGCAAATTGCCGAGGTGGTGGATAAGGTCGCGGCGGCCCTGCAGGCCGGTGGCCGCTTGATTTATATTGGCGCGGGCACCTCAGGACGACTGGGGATCCTCGATGCCAGCGAATGCCCGCCAACTTTCGGTACCCGTCCGGAGCAGGTGGTGGGGATCATCGCCGGCGGCCATAAAGCGATTCTCAGCGCCGTGGAAAACGTGGAAGACAACAAAGCGCAGGGGGCGATGGATCTGCAGAACCTGAACTTCAGCCAGCGCGATGTGCTGGTGGGACTGGCGGCCAGCGGACGCACGCCGTACGTCATTGGCGCCATGGAATATGCCCATAGTCAGAATGCCTTTGTCGCCATCGTCAGCTGTAACCCGCATGGAGAAATGGCCCAGCTGGCGGACGTGGCGATCACCCCGGTGGTCGGCCCGGAAGTGGTCACCGGCTCTACCCGCCTGAAAGCCGGTACCGCGCAGAAGCTGGTGCTGAACATGATCTCCACCGGGGCGATGATCCGCGTCGGCAAGGTGTACAGCAACCTGATGGTCGACGTCGAAGCGACCAACGCCAAGCTGATTGAGCGCCAGGTCTCTATCGTGATGGAGGCCACCGACTGCGATCGCGCCACCGCCCAGAAGGCGCTGGAGGCCTGCGGCCGCCACTGTAAAACGGCGATCGTGATGGTGCTGGCGGACTTAAGCGCTGAAGCGGCGCAGTCGCTGCTGGCAGAAAACAACGGCTATATCCGCAAGGCGCTCAGCAACACCTGA
- the murP gene encoding PTS N-acetylmuramic acid transporter subunit IIBC, whose translation MAKITKEMIARILAHVGGAANVAQAGNCMTRLRLTLRDESLANSAAIRQIDGVMGVIVSDEQFQVVLGPGKAQTAAEMMNGLLEEMPAAAPTLADVAAEKKQALKGRQTSAVQKFLAKFATIFTPLIPGFIAVGLLLGFATLAEQVFVLENAHPNASLVALIGYMKVFSKGMFTFLSILIGYNAQKAFGGSGVNGAIIASLFVLGYNPEATSGFYAGISTFFGHGIDPRGNIIGVLIAAILGAWVERQVRRVMPANLDMILTSAVTLLIMGAVTFTVIMPIGGWLFTGMSWLFLHLNGNPFGSAVLAGLFLLAVMFGVHQGFVPVYFALVDAQGFNSLFPILAMAGAGQVGAALALFWRAKRDSLLRTQIKGAIIPGFLGIGEPLIYGVTLPRMKPFVTACLGGACGGFFVGLIAWLGLPVGLNTVFGPSGLVALPLMTSGSGIYAGMAVYAGGLAVSYLCGFVLTWLFGSKNVDLS comes from the coding sequence ATGGCAAAAATAACGAAAGAGATGATAGCGCGGATCCTCGCCCACGTGGGCGGCGCCGCAAACGTCGCGCAGGCGGGCAACTGCATGACGCGCCTGCGCTTGACCCTGCGCGATGAAAGTCTGGCCAACAGCGCCGCCATCCGCCAGATTGACGGCGTGATGGGGGTGATCGTCAGCGACGAGCAGTTCCAGGTGGTGCTCGGCCCCGGCAAGGCGCAAACCGCTGCCGAAATGATGAACGGCCTGCTGGAAGAGATGCCTGCCGCCGCGCCGACGCTGGCCGACGTCGCGGCGGAGAAAAAGCAGGCGCTGAAGGGCAGGCAGACCAGCGCGGTGCAGAAGTTTCTCGCCAAATTCGCCACCATCTTTACGCCGCTGATCCCCGGCTTTATCGCCGTCGGGCTGCTGCTGGGCTTCGCCACCCTGGCGGAACAGGTTTTCGTGCTGGAGAACGCCCATCCGAACGCCAGCCTGGTGGCGCTGATTGGCTATATGAAGGTCTTCAGCAAAGGGATGTTCACCTTTCTGAGTATCCTGATTGGCTATAACGCGCAGAAGGCGTTCGGCGGCTCCGGCGTGAACGGCGCGATTATCGCCTCGCTGTTCGTGCTGGGCTACAACCCGGAGGCGACCAGCGGCTTCTACGCCGGCATTTCCACCTTCTTCGGCCATGGCATCGATCCGCGCGGCAATATCATCGGCGTACTGATCGCCGCTATCCTTGGGGCGTGGGTTGAACGCCAGGTGCGGCGGGTGATGCCGGCCAACCTCGATATGATCCTCACTTCGGCGGTGACGCTGCTGATCATGGGCGCGGTGACCTTTACGGTGATCATGCCGATTGGCGGCTGGTTGTTTACCGGCATGTCATGGCTGTTCCTGCATCTTAACGGCAACCCGTTTGGCTCGGCGGTGCTGGCCGGCCTGTTCCTGCTGGCGGTGATGTTCGGCGTCCATCAGGGGTTTGTCCCGGTCTATTTTGCGCTGGTGGACGCCCAGGGCTTTAACTCGCTGTTCCCGATCCTGGCGATGGCCGGGGCCGGGCAGGTGGGGGCGGCGCTGGCGCTGTTCTGGCGGGCGAAGCGCGATTCGCTGCTGCGAACCCAGATTAAAGGGGCGATTATTCCGGGCTTCCTCGGGATTGGCGAGCCGCTGATCTACGGCGTCACCCTGCCGCGGATGAAGCCGTTTGTCACCGCCTGCCTCGGCGGCGCCTGCGGCGGGTTCTTCGTCGGACTGATCGCCTGGCTGGGGCTGCCGGTCGGCCTGAACACGGTGTTCGGCCCGTCCGGTCTGGTGGCGCTGCCGCTGATGACCTCCGGCAGCGGAATTTACGCCGGGATGGCGGTCTACGCCGGCGGGCTGGCGGTCTCCTACCTGTGCGGCTTTGTCCTCACCTGGCTGTTCGGCAGTAAAAATGTCGATTTAAGCTAG
- a CDS encoding multidrug effflux MFS transporter codes for MARVSLSWALILGLLSGIGPLCTDFYLPALPEITQQLQATSTQTQLSLTAALIGLGLGQLFFGPLSDRIGRLKPLVLSLLLFIFSSAMCALTRDINMLIVWRFLQGFAGAGGSVLSRSIARDKYQGTLLTQFFALLMTVNGIAPVLSPVLGGYVITAFDWRILFWTMAAIGGVLLVMSLAILRETRPAAATHTARQQPGQPVLKNRRFLRFCLIQAFMMAGLFSYIGSSSFVMQSEYGMSAMQFSLLFGLNGIGLIIAAMTFSRLARRFSAESLLRGGLTLAVSCAAIMLLFAWLQLPVLALVGLFFTVSLMSGISTVASAEAMSAVDAAQSGTASALMGTLMFVFGGIAAPLAGLGGETMLKMSLAMAICYLLALLLGLSKPRNAR; via the coding sequence ATGGCACGTGTTTCCCTCTCCTGGGCGCTGATCCTCGGCCTGCTGTCGGGTATCGGCCCGCTGTGCACGGATTTTTATCTACCGGCGCTGCCGGAGATCACTCAGCAGCTGCAGGCCACCAGCACCCAGACCCAGTTGTCGCTAACCGCCGCGCTGATTGGCCTCGGCCTGGGTCAGCTGTTTTTCGGCCCGCTGAGCGACCGCATTGGCCGCCTGAAACCGCTGGTGCTGTCCCTGTTACTGTTTATCTTCTCTTCGGCGATGTGTGCCCTGACCCGCGATATCAACATGCTGATTGTCTGGCGCTTTTTACAAGGCTTTGCTGGCGCTGGCGGCTCGGTGCTGTCGCGATCCATCGCCCGCGATAAATACCAGGGCACCCTGTTGACCCAGTTTTTCGCCCTACTGATGACCGTGAACGGCATTGCGCCGGTGCTGTCCCCGGTGCTGGGCGGCTACGTTATCACCGCCTTCGACTGGCGAATTCTCTTCTGGACGATGGCCGCCATTGGCGGCGTGCTGCTGGTTATGAGCCTGGCGATCCTGCGGGAAACGCGCCCGGCCGCAGCGACGCATACCGCCCGCCAGCAACCCGGTCAGCCGGTGCTGAAAAATCGCCGTTTTCTGCGCTTCTGCCTGATTCAGGCCTTTATGATGGCCGGGCTGTTCTCCTACATCGGATCTTCTTCCTTCGTGATGCAGAGCGAATACGGCATGAGCGCCATGCAGTTCAGTCTGCTGTTCGGTCTGAACGGTATCGGGCTGATCATCGCCGCGATGACCTTTTCCCGTCTGGCACGCCGCTTTAGCGCCGAAAGCCTGCTGCGCGGCGGCCTGACGCTGGCGGTGAGCTGTGCGGCGATCATGCTGCTGTTTGCCTGGCTGCAGCTGCCGGTGCTGGCCCTGGTCGGCTTGTTCTTTACCGTGTCGCTAATGAGCGGTATCAGCACCGTCGCCAGCGCGGAGGCAATGAGCGCCGTCGACGCCGCGCAGTCCGGGACCGCATCCGCGCTGATGGGCACCCTGATGTTTGTCTTCGGCGGCATCGCCGCGCCGCTAGCGGGCCTCGGTGGTGAAACGATGCTGAAAATGAGCCTCGCGATGGCCATCTGCTACCTGCTGGCGCTGCTGCTGGGCCTCAGCAAGCCGCGCAACGCGCGCTAA
- the eefC gene encoding multidrug efflux RND transporter outer membrane subunit EefC, whose protein sequence is MFRLSIVFIALLTAGCVSLDPHYDRPAAPVPATLPGAHGESTAVVGDWQKVVNDARLKKVVSIALNSNRDVQKALADIETARAQYGETRASLFPTVDAELSHTRSKTVASGLSSASQADGAVSSFELDLFGKNQSLSRAARETWLASEFTAQNTRLTMIADLTTAWVTLATDNSNLALAQQTMDSAANSRNIVARQMAVGTASAGDLSSAESVYQQARASVASYRTLVAQDKNAINLLAGETVPESLLPGTLESLGDNSIALVPAGVSSSVLLRRPDIQEAEHNLKSANADIGAARANFFPSISLTASAGVGSDSLSSLFSHGMQVWSFAPSISLPLFTGGSNLAQLRYAEAEKKGLIATYEKSIQSAFKDVADALARRETLSEELDAQRQYVAAEQTSLDIAMKSYQAGVGDYLSVLTAQRTLWSAKTTLLSLQQTDLNNRITLWQSLGGGAS, encoded by the coding sequence ATGTTTCGTTTGAGTATAGTGTTTATCGCGCTCCTGACCGCGGGCTGCGTCTCGCTTGACCCGCATTATGATCGCCCGGCCGCGCCGGTGCCGGCCACCCTGCCCGGGGCGCACGGCGAATCGACGGCGGTGGTCGGCGACTGGCAGAAAGTGGTCAATGACGCGCGGTTGAAAAAAGTGGTCAGCATCGCGCTGAACAGCAACCGCGATGTGCAAAAAGCGCTGGCCGATATCGAGACCGCGCGCGCCCAGTACGGCGAGACGCGGGCGTCGCTGTTTCCCACCGTCGATGCTGAGCTGAGCCATACCCGCAGCAAAACGGTGGCCAGCGGCCTGAGCTCCGCTTCGCAGGCCGACGGCGCGGTCTCCAGCTTCGAACTGGACTTGTTCGGCAAAAACCAGAGCCTGTCGCGCGCGGCGCGCGAAACCTGGCTTGCCAGCGAATTCACCGCGCAGAATACCCGGCTGACGATGATTGCCGATTTGACCACCGCCTGGGTGACGCTGGCGACGGATAACAGCAATCTGGCGCTGGCGCAGCAGACCATGGACAGCGCGGCAAACTCACGCAATATCGTCGCCCGCCAGATGGCGGTAGGCACCGCCTCCGCGGGTGATTTAAGCTCGGCGGAAAGCGTCTATCAGCAGGCGCGCGCCAGCGTCGCCAGCTATCGTACGCTGGTGGCGCAGGATAAAAACGCCATTAACCTGCTGGCGGGGGAAACCGTGCCGGAGAGCCTCCTGCCCGGCACTCTCGAGAGCCTGGGGGATAACAGTATTGCGCTGGTGCCGGCGGGCGTGTCATCGTCGGTGCTGCTGCGTCGGCCGGACATTCAGGAAGCGGAGCACAACCTGAAGAGCGCCAATGCCGATATCGGCGCAGCGCGGGCGAACTTCTTCCCGTCGATTTCCCTGACCGCCAGCGCCGGGGTCGGCAGTGACTCGCTGTCGTCGCTGTTCAGCCACGGGATGCAGGTGTGGTCGTTCGCCCCGTCTATCAGCCTGCCGCTATTCACCGGCGGCAGTAACCTGGCGCAGCTGCGCTATGCGGAAGCGGAGAAAAAGGGGCTGATCGCCACCTATGAGAAATCGATTCAGAGCGCGTTTAAGGACGTTGCCGACGCGCTGGCGCGCCGGGAAACGCTGAGCGAAGAGCTTGATGCCCAGCGGCAGTACGTCGCCGCCGAGCAGACATCGCTGGATATCGCCATGAAAAGCTATCAGGCCGGGGTCGGTGATTATCTGTCGGTGCTCACCGCTCAGCGCACGCTGTGGTCGGCGAAAACGACGCTGCTGTCCCTGCAGCAAACCGACCTCAATAACCGGATCACCCTCTGGCAGTCGCTGGGCGGCGGCGCCAGTTAA